CagattccagctccagagTTGCCCGCTGTCGTTAGATCGGACTAGAATTGCTTATATTAAAAAGGGTTTTTTTTCCAGTAGGTGTGGTCTGGGTGTAGTGTAGCTTCATTCCACTGGACGTCAGTCCTTCTCACCGGAGCCATATCGAAATAATACATAGGTTGTCCACTTAAGCCCAGAGCAGGGCGAAGGGAGCTATCCAATTAGTTCTGGTAGGTGAGAAAATTATGCAAGCTTATGTTCCCTGGACAACTCTTTTGTTACTAGCTATGTAGAATCATTTATGCAGTGAGAGATGCAAGGTCCAAATGGTGCACATTTCAGGTCTCATAACCCTAGATCAGCGGCGCCACATGTTTCGCAAACCACTCGCTCAGAGTTATGAGCTTACGGTCGCTTGGGTCTTTACCCTGCGCCTCAGCAGCCTTTGCCTTCAGATAGGCCGAGACGTCCGTTGAAATGGGCTCATGCCCAAAGTACTTGCCATTGGTAAAGTGGCCGAACTTGAAGATTGTAAGGCTTTCTCGACCGTGATGAGAATCGCCAAAGTGAGCTTCCCAGTCTGTAACTGGTATATATCGTGCCTTTTCGCCGGTGGCTAATGCATGGACCGATGTAGGTTAGTTATTCGAGATTGGGATGACCGATCAGGCACTGGGAAAGGGATGGCATGGCATACCTGATTGGAAAGCATCCATCACATCTGGGTACGTGCAGACATCACTGACGGTTGGAACGACTCTTCGATTATAATTCTCCGGCTCTAGGAAGATGCCATGGACAATGTCGCCAAAATCGTCTTCTAGCGATATCCAAGGAATGGGCATGTCGGTATGGGTGCCCCATCGCGGAAGGCGGAGGGTGCGAaatccatcttcatcctggaaATAAGGAAAACCTCCAAGAGCACGCGCGTAATCCTGTCGTAGAAAGATACCCATATACCAACCTTGGTATAGGGGACAGACCGTATCAAAGTGGCCTGAATCCGCAGCATACCGCTGGACTTTCGCCTTCACTGGGCAATATTAGGGATACAGCGAGAAGTGCAACCCAGGGGGAAACATACTATCAGCTGCTTTGATAATAGCCTGACCATTGGTGAAGCTTGACGTGTCAACAAACGAAGAGTACACGAGGTGCTTGACAGTGCCGGCCTCGATGATCCCATCTATAATGATCTTCCCAAGGTCGACTTCGGTTGGAGGATGGCCATCCATAAAGCACTGTCTGTGTTAGACAGCTAGGTCGAATTGGCTTGCCTCACACCTTTCTCTTACCGGATCGTCcgagttggtgttgacaaAGGCTGCCCACGATCCAGAAAACGCTGCCACCATCTGCTCTTTGCTCCACCCGTCTCCCTGGACAATCTCAGCGCCCAGTGCCCTCAGGGCCTTTGCCGCCTCAGAATCAGGCTTCCGGGTAATTGCTCGGACTTTGAATGCATTATTCTTCAGCAAGGATCGGGCGACAGCGCCACCCTGGGCACCGGTCGCGCCATACACTGTTACCGTTCGGATGTTGTCATTGGCCATCGTGAATATAATGGGGGGAACATTCATCCACTGGATCTAGGGTGATGGTGCTCCCATATATAGGAtcgtgatgatgaaggaagAAAGTGTCTGGGGACATGTCGTGCTTGGTTGGGCACCACTGCATCCGCCACTGGAAGTCAGTGACACGCCAGAGCCATGTACCAGGCGTATCACATGGCTGGGCTGAGGGGCAAGCTGACTGATCTTTTGTCCGACAAAGATGAGGTTCTTGCAACATTCTCGAGTTCAGGCTGGGTATGTGGTAAGCGAGCAAGGCTGCCTCTCCTTCACCCTTTCTGGACACCGGATCAGCAAGTATGAGTAAGGATGAGCAAGGGACCAAGGGACTAAGGGTCGAATGCACTCTGAACAGGGTCTCGACACCGCTTCTTCGACGAGATTGCCTGCTGCATCAGCGGAATGAACAGCGCCCGGACGCCCGGCTGAAGGAAAATATGCAGAGTGAGTATGCACCTTTTGGTGTCCAAGGGGCCTCACGAGGATTGCGCAGAAATCGAGACTCGACGTATGATAGTTGTCGTCCACTACAGGTGCATATGCAACCCATTCAGACACCTCTCAGCGAGAATACAGGTGGCTCATCTGCTAGTGGACAGGCCCAGCGATAGGGAGGAACGGAGACTGCCATCTCGTTGCAATATACAGAAGTGACACAGCCTTTGAAGAAGGTCCCCATTTTAATAAATCAGCACTCATTTGTCTCTACCATTGGGATTGTCTTTCAACTTCTCCCCCCCGTCATCCCCACCATGACAAAAAGCCAGCTTAACGCATGGGGACCAGCCGTATCGTCCCCGGCAGAGTTGACTGTGATTATTGTCGGCCTAGGAATCGCCGGGCTCACTGCCGCCATTGAATGTCACCGGAAGGGATACACTGTTATTGGCCTCGAAAAGAAGCCAGATGCTAACCAACTAGGTAGGCTACTCCGGAACGAACTAAATAAAGGCCTGGTGCTAATAACCCCCTTATTCTAGGTGATATCATCGGGCTAAGCGGCAATAGCATGAGGATTCTGGCGGAGTGGAACAATGGCTCTCTCGCACAATTCACAGACGACGACGTCACCTGCGATGTGACAGCACTGGAGCTTTTCGACGCCGAGGGGCACCAGAGACTTGCAATGCCGTACAATCCTAACAGCCCCACCCAGGGATATTTGTTCCGGCGAACGGGGCTTCTTACCAAGTTGTATGACTACGCTAGCCAGCTGGGCATTGATCTCCGGTTCGGAGTTAACGTGGACCGCTACTGGGAAACAGACAGCAGTGCCGGTGTATATGCCAACAACGAGAAGATCACAGGTGACTGCGTGGTTGCAGCCGACGGATTTCATAGCAAGGCCAGGGCAAGCATTACCGGAGAAAACCCGCAGGCGGAAGACATTGGGGTTGTCGCCTACCGGTCGATTTTCGACGCCAATGCGATTGCAGATGTGCCGGAGGCGCAGTGGATACTGAAGAGAGCACAGACAGCAGATATTTGGCACACCTACTACGCTAAGGACACCATGGTAGCGATTGGGACGGCAGCCAGGGGCCGCTACGTGCACTGGGGCTGTGCGGTTCGTGTATGTCATGATCCCTACCAGAATATGAACGGCTCTAACAATGAGTCACTGGCAGGGCGCTTTGGAGGATAGATCTGAATCCTGGATGCAGCCTGCTGCCCCCGATCCCGTCTTGAAATGTTTGGAGAGCTGGCCGGTGGGGGGACAGCTGGCAGCCGCTATCGCGAGAACTCCACCGGGGAAATGTTTCCAGCAAGCCCTCCGTGCAATTCCGCCTTTGAAGAGATGGGTATCAGCTGGAGGGAGGATGATTGTCATTGGTGACGCAGCGCATTCATTTCTCCCCTACGCAGGCCAAGGGGGCAACCAAGCAATTGAAGATGCAGCCGTTTTGGGTATCTGTCTGGAGCTCGCGGGCACGCCAAATGTGCCATTAGCCCTGCGTGTTGTGGAGAAGCTCCGGTTGGTCGCTCCCCTCATCTTACTTTGTTAACGGTACTCGCTCATACTCCGACTGTATGCTGATTTGGTGATTGGAATAGACACAGGAGAGTATCGCTCATCCAGAAAGGGTCGGTGGAGGCAGGAGACTGTTTCCTAGATGCGGCCTGGGAGAGTGACAACACAGCAGAAAGACCAACGGCATTCACCCATCAGGCCTGGGTTTACACGCATAACTGCGTGGAACACGCGTATGAACAGTTtcatgctgctgctgaagcagTCATAAATGGCCGGGAATATACACCAACGAATGTCCCAACAGATGGCAAGTTCCGTCAGCAAGACGGCAAATGTATGTAGCGGGCAATTGCCGCTAGGTAGTTCCCAGCAGGTTTATGCTGAAAGCAATATGATTATAATGCTCGCGTATTGCACCCAACGCTGCGTGGAAGATCAGAGTCCGGTATGCCAGGAGTAGAAGCGGCCAGGATATGTGGAAAGCAGGGATAGTAGAGAGAAAAGCTGGCTACCTCTGAAAAGGCATGTATGTGAAGAATGCTGTGAAACAGCACCCCCCTTCAAGGGACCGCAGAGCTTATGGGCGTACGGAGTCGTCGGTCCGTGTGCTATGACATGGTATATGTAAATTAAGCATCAATGTTTGTTACGATAAGACGTGATCAAGCCGGCTCGTGGTCGTCCGAGTCCAAAACTCCACAGCGGGGGACGGGATATAGTGGAATGGATGGTCCTGACAAGATTTAACAATCGGGCAAGGAAATTCCACGACGGAGGGATCCGGATAGCCCGAGATTGATATGACAGACCAACCCACAAACTGTGACTGCCAAATGAGTTGGAGGACCGGCCATAACCCATACTACCTCGAAGGCAAGGGTGAGTGAAACATGCCAGTgagctgctgccactgcttAGGGTCTAGAGCCACCGTCCTTGCTGGTGTATGTCCAAGATCGCTCAGTGCCCAATTCCATCCAGTCACGCGATTATATATCACGCCActagaagaaaagataaaaacAGTTGAGACTGGGAAACATTGTTGACCAGTAAGGGGCATGTACGAGGTGGATCAAGCATGAATCCGCCTCGAACGAATCAGTAAAGGAGAGGATCCCAGAGGTAGTACAAGTAGAATGCCCACGGCAAGGGACATTTAAATTGCCAACTTTCGTGGTCCTACTGGCGTGATCCCTATGCTGCTCATATATCGGATGATCAGACTAGGTATGGCCTCGCCTGGGAAACGTTTCCGATAGCCTCTATTCCTGCTTGACCAAGCTGACGCTGCCAGTTATAGAGCATTATGGCGATTGAAGAAAAGTCAACATCCGCCGAACCGGGACCATACGACGCCCTGAGTAGGTTCTCATCGCTTACTGGCGAGGACGCCCGAAAATGGTGGGAACACACAGGCCCCGTACTGGAGAAGGTGATGAGAGACTCAGGATATGAGCCCCGGAGCCAGTACATATATCTGTACTTTGTACAACAACATCTCATTCCATACCTGGGAAAATTCCCCACCAGGGGTCAAGACGATCATCGTTGGCAGAGCAATCTGACCCCGTACAAGGTCCCCTACGAGCTGAGCTGGAATGTTTCACACAAAGTGGTCAGAATATCGTGGGATCCGGTCTGTGATGCGTCGGGGACCGAGAATGACGCTTTTAATAAGAAGGCGATCCACGACTGTACTCGTCAACTCGCTGCGCTGGATAGCACCATTATTCCCGACAGGTACAGACTTCTTCACAAGGACCTGGTCATcacagacgaagaagaacaggaactTGTTCGCCGCGATGACCTACCAAAATCCGGCAGAGGACAACATAACTTGGCCGTGGATTTCCAGGACGGAGGCATAACCCTGAAAGTTTACTTCTATCCGTACATGAAATTCCTCGCAACTGGAATCCCGATCGAGGAGCTCTTTTTCAGTGCAATCGAGAAACTAGGCATCGCGGATATCGACGAAGCTGTTGGGATGCTGAGATGCTTCCTTAGCCCGAAGTTTGACGACGGCAAACCTTCGGTTGATGAAAAAGTGTTTCCTAGTCTGCTCGCCTGCGACCTCTGCGACCCCAGCAAGAGTCGCATCAAGTACTATGTGATCGATAAATGGGTGAAATGGGAGCGAATCGCGAGCCTCTGGACGATCGGGGGCCGACGCCTCGAAGACCCCTACTGTGCTAAGGGCCTGGCCCTGCTCAAGGAACTCTGGGATCTTCTGGCAATCCCGGAAGGCGACCGTGGAGATATTTGGCCTAACCTAGTCCTTGGGCAGCCCCCGACGCATCTGATGACTACGATTGCGAACTATACGCTATCGCCGGCGAGCCGTTTCCCAGAGCCGCAGGTGTACCTGACCACGTTTGGGCTGAACGATATGGCAATCATGGATGCTTTGACGGCTTTCTATGAGCGTGTTGGCTTTACCGACATGGCCAAGTCGTATAAAAAGAACGTCCAGTCGTACTAGTAAGTTGGCTCTTACCCGAAGATATCCGGTTTTACACGGAGTAAAACTTACAAGTTCTGTTCTATAGTCCCAATCTGGATCTCAATCAGACAAACTGGGTCCACGAAGCCGTTTCCTTTTCGTATCGGAATTCAAAGCCGTACCTCAGCGTGTACTATTCTCCTTTCTGAGCGGCGAATACACGGGCAAGATGATGGTGCAGAACGAAGCGTTGGCTCCTAACTGAACGAATAGAGTATTCTTGGGTATGTATGAAGTCTCTGCTGGCCCATGAATGGTTATGTTATGAAGACGGCGGTATATGAGAGCTCCATACCCAGCGTGTTCCACTGCCTTAGATTAGGGTTGAAATAGCTAGTTTACAGGAGATCTAGTCAAAGTTGTGATCTGGAATGGATAATGTGATACGAAGTATAATAATGCAAACCCGAAACCACCGGTAACCCTTTCAAAAACTGGTCTTTAGTAGAAGTTAGCCCAGCCAAACTCTACTAAATCTGAATTATGCCACCATCAGGAATGGGCCTAGCCATTCAAGATACATAATACTTATCATACTACTCTGGATGAAATACGAATGTGATACTGGAACCGCGTCTCTCCTACATTGCAGGCTTCTAGACAACGTGAGCTTCTAGACAACGTGACCGGTATTCTTTTGTCAACCCATGCTCCCTTCTATATCGTAGTCACCACTTGGACATCTGAGGTGCTCTCTAGGGGCTCGACTCCTTGCATATAGCGGGCATTTCAGACCCTCCCAGCGAAACAAGTGTACCTTGTACGACAAATCTCTTCACGAGGGAGCTTCCGCGGAATTATGACCAGGTTTGCGAATTGATAAGGGGCTTTGGGaatctgctttcttttttttgtattTTATTCTCTTTTATCCCTTTTTCTGAGGGTCCTGTGGCTAGGGGAGTAGTTACATCCACCGACCACACAAGGAATGCTTGCGCCCAGGAAGTCTTTTCCGTATCCTCCAAGCTTTCACTCGATGAGACACTGCCACAATGCATTACATTCGAGAACTTCTCATTGTGCTTTTCACATCTTGCCCCGCGCTGAGCTACGCTCCTTCCAGCCTGGATGGCAGTCGGTATTGTCGGTGTCAACCAGGAGAAGCTTGTTGGCCGTCTCTCGCAGATTGGCAGGCCCTGAACAGCTCAATACAGGGCAATCTTGTCGAGGTCAGACCAATTGGACACGTCTGTCATGAGCCTACATATAACAAGGCCGCCTGTGAGCGGGTATCCAAGTTATCGTCAAATGGAACGTGGAGAGCAAACCAGCCAGGTAGGTAAGCCGCACACGTAAGGGGTTCAGATCCATGCCCGACAggcttaaaaaaaaaaaaaaaagtcctTAGCTGAGCTGACGAAGAATCCCATCCCAGGTGCTCAACAGGAGTATGCATGGGAGGTTTCTCTGTCACGAAATGAGAGCTGCTATGTTGGCCCTGCTAACCCGGCCGAGCCATGCGGCCAGGGCCGTATCCCGCGATattcggccatggtggaaaCCACTGAGCAGGCGCAGAAAGCAATCAATTTCGCTAGGGAGAGACGCCTTCGCCTGGTCATCAAGAACACGGGCCATGATTCAGGCGGGCGCTCCAGTGCGGTGGATTCATTCCAGATCCTTACGCAGCGGCTGAAAGACATTACTTTTATCCCAGAATTCACGCCTACTGTCGGCCTTGCCGGGGGGACATACAAATCAAAGGGGCCGAGTGTCAGGATCGGAGCAGGAGTCCTGACTAAAGAGCTCTATGCTGCCGCGGATGAGCACGGCTATACGGTTATGGGCGGCGAATGCGCAACAGTTGGCATCGCCGGAGGATACATccaaggaggaggcgtgTCGACCGCGCTGACACCAATGCTGGGGCTGGCCGTGGATCTGGTGCAAGAGTTTGAGGTGGTCACTGCGGAGGTATGATACTGAGGGCCTTGACGTTTCCATCCAACTTCCAGCTGCTAACGACATTCATCTCTTCATAGGGCAGCCGTGTCATCGCAAACGAATTTCAAAACCAAGATCTCTTCTGGGCTCTCcgcggaggcggcggagggacATTTGGACTAGTGACAAGGGTCACAATGCCGGTCTTTGACGCGATCCCGGCAGTTGTATCAGAATTGAGCTTTGAAAGTCAGGAACCTGGTGAACCATTCTGGAGAGCCGTAAAGGAAGTGATCTATGCCACACGAGATTTTAGCACTGGTCGGAACTCGGGTCAATACTGGATCGGCCGTGGTCCCACGGGGAGCTATTTTGTCCGACTAACACTGTTCTTTATAGGTGAGATGGACACAGAAAAGATGGGGGGCAAGATGGGAAGTCTCCTTCGTGCACTCCAGGACCAAGAGATTGGCTTTCATCTCAATTCAACGGCATACGACCGGCTGAGTTCTTTTCTTGCGATCCCCCAAGGCGAGTTCGTTGGTGGGATCGCATTCCACCAGGAAAACATCCTCATTCCCCGCGAGTTTTATGAATCGCCCGAAGGCCCGGCACAGCTGGTCAACCGCCTCGCGGAAGTCAAATTGAACCCAGGCGATATGTGGGTCGTTAATGCGCTGGGCGGAAAAGTCATGGCCAACAAGGACTTGGTGGATAACGCCATGCACCCTGGGTGGCGGACGGCGTCTGTTCTGCTGGTAGGAAATCGGATATTCGAACCTGCGCTGGAGGCACAGCGTGCTGTTCAGCAGCGCATGACTGCCGTTGAGGGGCCCCTTTTACATTCCCTTGGACCGCCGGGTCCTGTGGCCATATACTT
Above is a window of Aspergillus puulaauensis MK2 DNA, chromosome 2, nearly complete sequence DNA encoding:
- the ftmPT2 gene encoding 12-alpha,13-alpha-dihydroxyfumitremorgin C prenyltransferase ftmH (COG:O;~EggNog:ENOG410Q300;~InterPro:IPR033964,IPR017795,IPR012148;~MEROPS:MER0126987;~PFAM:PF11991;~antiSMASH:Cluster_2.14;~go_function: GO:0016765 - transferase activity, transferring alkyl or aryl (other than methyl) groups [Evidence IEA];~go_process: GO:0009820 - alkaloid metabolic process [Evidence IEA]), with the translated sequence MAIEEKSTSAEPGPYDALSRFSSLTGEDARKWWEHTGPVLEKVMRDSGYEPRSQYIYLYFVQQHLIPYLGKFPTRGQDDHRWQSNLTPYKVPYELSWNVSHKVVRISWDPVCDASGTENDAFNKKAIHDCTRQLAALDSTIIPDRYRLLHKDLVITDEEEQELVRRDDLPKSGRGQHNLAVDFQDGGITLKVYFYPYMKFLATGIPIEELFFSAIEKLGIADIDEAVGMLRCFLSPKFDDGKPSVDEKVFPSLLACDLCDPSKSRIKYYVIDKWVKWERIASLWTIGGRRLEDPYCAKGLALLKELWDLLAIPEGDRGDIWPNLVLGQPPTHLMTTIANYTLSPASRFPEPQVYLTTFGLNDMAIMDALTAFYERVGFTDMAKSYKKNVQSYYPNLDLNQTNWVHEAVSFSYRNSKPYLSVYYSPF
- a CDS encoding NmrA/HSCARG family protein (COG:S;~EggNog:ENOG410PV89;~InterPro:IPR036291,IPR008030;~PFAM:PF13460,PF05368;~SMCOG1199:NmrA family protein;~antiSMASH:Cluster_2.14) — translated: MNVPPIIFTMANDNIRTVTVYGATGAQGGAVARSLLKNNAFKVRAITRKPDSEAAKALRALGAEIVQGDGWSKEQMVAAFSGSWAAFVNTNSDDPCFMDGHPPTEVDLGKIIIDGIIEAGTVKHLVYSSFVDTSSFTNGQAIIKAADMKAKVQRYAADSGHFDTVCPLYQGWYMGIFLRQDYARALGGFPYFQDEDGFRTLRLPRWGTHTDMPIPWISLEDDFGDIVHGIFLEPENYNRRVVPTVSDVCTYPDVMDAFQSATGEKARYIPVTDWEAHFGDSHHGRESLTIFKFGHFTNGKYFGHEPISTDVSAYLKAKAAEAQGKDPSDRKLITLSEWFAKHVAPLI
- a CDS encoding FAD-dependent oxidoreductase (COG:C,H;~EggNog:ENOG410PMET;~InterPro:IPR036188,IPR002938;~PFAM:PF01494;~SMCOG1087:hypothetical protein;~antiSMASH:Cluster_2.14;~go_function: GO:0071949 - FAD binding [Evidence IEA]); its protein translation is MTKSQLNAWGPAVSSPAELTVIIVGLGIAGLTAAIECHRKGYTVIGLEKKPDANQLGDIIGLSGNSMRILAEWNNGSLAQFTDDDVTCDVTALELFDAEGHQRLAMPYNPNSPTQGYLFRRTGLLTKLYDYASQLGIDLRFGVNVDRYWETDSSAGVYANNEKITGDCVVAADGFHSKARASITGENPQAEDIGVVAYRSIFDANAIADVPEAQWILKRAQTADIWHTYYAKDTMVAIGTAARGRYVHWGCAVRGALEDRSESWMQPAAPDPVLKCLESWPVGGQLAAAIARTPPGKCFQQALRAIPPLKRWVSAGGRMIVIGDAAHSFLPYAGQGGNQAIEDAAVLGICLELAGTPNVPLALRVVEKLRHRRVSLIQKGSVEAGDCFLDAAWESDNTAERPTAFTHQAWVYTHNCVEHAYEQFHAAAEAVINGREYTPTNVPTDGKFRQQDGKCM
- a CDS encoding uncharacterized protein (COG:S;~EggNog:ENOG410PMRM;~InterPro:IPR006094,IPR036318,IPR016166,IPR012951;~PFAM:PF08031,PF01565;~SECRETED:SignalP(1-19);~SMCOG1138:FAD linked oxidase domain protein;~antiSMASH:Cluster_2.14;~go_function: GO:0016491 - oxidoreductase activity [Evidence IEA];~go_function: GO:0050660 - flavin adenine dinucleotide binding [Evidence IEA];~go_function: GO:0071949 - FAD binding [Evidence IEA];~go_process: GO:0055114 - oxidation-reduction process [Evidence IEA]) — encoded protein: MHYIRELLIVLFTSCPALSYAPSSLDGSRYCRCQPGEACWPSLADWQALNSSIQGNLVEVRPIGHVCHEPTYNKAACERVSKLSSNGTWRANQPGAQQEYAWEVSLSRNESCYVGPANPAEPCGQGRIPRYSAMVETTEQAQKAINFARERRLRLVIKNTGHDSGGRSSAVDSFQILTQRLKDITFIPEFTPTVGLAGGTYKSKGPSVRIGAGVLTKELYAAADEHGYTVMGGECATVGIAGGYIQGGGVSTALTPMLGLAVDLVQEFEVVTAEGSRVIANEFQNQDLFWALRGGGGGTFGLVTRVTMPVFDAIPAVVSELSFESQEPGEPFWRAVKEVIYATRDFSTGRNSGQYWIGRGPTGSYFVRLTLFFIGEMDTEKMGGKMGSLLRALQDQEIGFHLNSTAYDRLSSFLAIPQGEFVGGIAFHQENILIPREFYESPEGPAQLVNRLAEVKLNPGDMWVVNALGGKVMANKDLVDNAMHPGWRTASVLLVGNRIFEPALEAQRAVQQRMTAVEGPLLHSLGPPGPVAIYLNEADADLENWQEWFWGEKYNRLRDIKRKWDPDDLFLVRHGVGSEDWDEEGMCWIQMSIEECPVREPSQCTCPSFGCAMRLVPGLL